The genomic stretch GTCCGGCCGACTTCGCCCAATCGGTGCTGGGCGAAAGAGCGCGGGCCGCAGTCGTGGTGGTGGGCGAGGATTTCGTGTTCGGGCAGGGTGCGAGCGGGGACGTCGAGACTTTGCAGACGCTGGGCGACAAATACGATTTCGAGGTGGACGTCGTGCCCATGCTCAACGGCGTCTCGTCCACCGCCATCCGCGAGCGCATCGTGGCCGGCGACGTGGAGGGCGCGGCGGCGGCGCTCGGGCGGCCGCACCGGGTGGAGGGGGTGGTCGTCCGCGGTTACCAGCGGGGGCGCCAGCTCGGCTTCCCGACCGCGAACGTCGAGACGCCGCAGCACACGGCGATCCCCGCAGACGGGGTCTACGCGGGCTGGCTGGAGTGCGTGCCCGTGGCCAACCTGCCCGCCCTGTACGCGGGGGAGCGGTGGCCGGCGGCGATTTCGGTCGGCACGAATCCGACGTTCGAAGGGGTGCCGCGGACGGTGGAGGCGTACGCGCTGGACCGGGACGACCTGGAGCTCTACGGGGTGCACGTGGGAGTGGACTTCGCGGCGCGCCTGCGCGGCAACACCCGGTTCGAGTCGATCGACGCTTTGATCGAGCAGATTCACGCCGACGTCGCCGCCACCCGGCGCCTCACAACCTAAACCTAAACCTAAACCTAAACCTTTTTTCTTTTTTTACGCGTTGCCGTGGTTTGCCAAACGCCGTCGCTGGCTTGCGTCTGTCCAGGGGAACGGCCTCTGACCGGTCAGTGGCGCGCCGCCGTTACGGCGCGCACGGGCACCGGCTTCCGTGGTTTCAATCGTGTGCCCGGCTTCCGTGGTTTCAGTGGTGTGCCCGGCTTCCGTGGTTTCAGTGGTGGGCCCGGAGGGAGTCCAGTAGGCG from Nonomuraea polychroma encodes the following:
- a CDS encoding bifunctional riboflavin kinase/FAD synthetase — encoded protein: MQGSGRSVVTIGVYDGVHRGHQRVVERAVAVAGERGLRSVAVTFEPHPDEVVRPGSHPQRLTSPRRRAELLTGLGVDEIDVVEFTLELSRTSPADFAQSVLGERARAAVVVVGEDFVFGQGASGDVETLQTLGDKYDFEVDVVPMLNGVSSTAIRERIVAGDVEGAAAALGRPHRVEGVVVRGYQRGRQLGFPTANVETPQHTAIPADGVYAGWLECVPVANLPALYAGERWPAAISVGTNPTFEGVPRTVEAYALDRDDLELYGVHVGVDFAARLRGNTRFESIDALIEQIHADVAATRRLTT